One Setaria viridis chromosome 5, Setaria_viridis_v4.0, whole genome shotgun sequence genomic region harbors:
- the LOC117856038 gene encoding farnesyl pyrophosphate synthase, protein MATAGAVVANGSGGPDTRAAFKEIYSKLKEEMLEDPAFEFTDESLQWIDRMVDYNVLGGKCNRGLSVIDSYKILKGVDVLSKEETFLACTLGWCIEWLQAYFLVLDDIMDNSQTRRGQPCWFRVPQVGLIAVNDGIILRNHISRILQRHFKGKPYYVDLIDLFNEVEFKTASGQLLDLITTHEGEKDLSKYNLTVHRRIVQYKTAYYSFYLPVACALLLAGENLDNFGDVKNILVEMGTYFQVQDDYLDCFGDPEFIGKIGTDIEDFKCSWLVVQALERADEDQKKILFENYGKSDPACVAKVKDLYKELNLEEVFHEYEKESYNKLIADIEAQPSKAVQTVLKSFLHKIYKRDK, encoded by the exons atggcgacggcgggggcggtggtggcCAACGGCTCCGGCGGCCCCGACACCAGGGCCGCGTTCAAGGAGATATACAGCAAGCTCAAGGAGGAGATGCTCGAGGACCCCGCCTTCGAGTTCACCGACGAGTCGCTCCAGTGGATCGACCGC ATGGTTGATTACAATGTGCTCGGAGGAAAGTGCAACCGTGGGCTCTCTGTCATTGACAGCTACAAGATATTGAAGGGTGTTGATGTTTTGAGTAAGGAGGAGACGTTCCTTGCCTGCACCCTTGGCTGGTGTATTGAATGG CTTCAAGCTTATTTCCTGGTGCTTGATGATATAATGGACAACTCCCAGACACGACGTGGCCAGCCTTGCTGGTTCAGGGTGCCTCAG GTCGGCCTTATTGCTGTAAATGATGGGATTATCCTTCGCAACCATATTTCACGGATCCTCCAACGCCACTTCAAAGGAAAGCCATACTATGTTGATCTCATTGATTTGTTCAATGAG GTTGAATTCAAGACTGCTTCAGGGCAGTTGTTGGATCTTATCACTACTCATGAGGGTGAAAAGGATCTAAGTAAATATAATTTGACGGT TCACCGTCGCATCGTTCAATACAAGACAGCCTACTATTCATTTTATCTCCCT GTTGCATGTGCACTGCTGCTGGCTGGTGAAAACTTGGATAACTTCGGTGATGTAAAGAACATTCTTGTTGAAATGGGAACATATTTTCAAGTCCAG GATGATTATCTAGATTGTTTTGGTGATCCTGAATTCATTGGCAAG ATCGGAACTGATATTGAAGACTTCAAGTGTTCTTGGTTAGTTGTCCAAGCCCTCGAACGTGCTGATGAGGACCAAAAGAAAATCCTATTT GAAAATTATGGGAAGTCTGATCCAGCATGTGTTGCTAAGGTGAAGGACTTGTACAAAGAGCTTAATCTGGAG GAGGTCTTCCATGAGTACGAGAAGGAGAGCTACAACAAGCTGATCGCCGACATCGAGGCCCAGCCGAGCAAGGCGGTTCAGACTGTTCTGAAGTCCTTCCTGCACAAGATCTACAAGAGGGACAAGTAG